The Paenibacillus tianjinensis genome has a window encoding:
- the gyrA gene encoding DNA gyrase subunit A, producing MAEQNNPQIKDRDIGEEMRESFMDYAMSIIVSRALPDVRDGLKPVHRRILFAMSELGMSPDKPHKKSARIVGEVIGKYHPHGDSAVYETMVRMAQDFSMRYMLVDGHGNFGSIDGDMAAAMRYTEARLSKIAGEMLRDLNKETVDFAPNYDGEEHEPVVLPARYPNLLVNGVGGIAVGMATNIPPHNLGEVIDGVQAMIKNPDITPMELMEYIQGPDFPTAGYILGREGIRQAYRTGRGSVTMRAKATIEENNGKARIIVHELPYQVNKARLVEKIAELVREKRIEGITDLRDESDRTGMRVVIEMRRDVNPSVVLNNLYKHTAMQSTFGINMLAIVGNEPKILNLRDVLYHYLQHQIEVIRRRTIFDLKKAEARAHILEGLRIALDHLDEVIALIRASRTTDIAREGLMETFSLSIEQAQAILDMRMQRLTGLEREKIENEYNELLAKIAEYREILANEHLVLEIISNELQEIRDKYSDDRRTEITVGEESILDEDLIPREEVVITITHTGYIKRLPVNTYRSQKRGGRGVIGMDTKDEDFVEHLFVSNSHNYLMFFTDKGKVYRIKAYEIPELGRTARGTPIINLIQIEQGEKISAVIQVEEADSDKYLFFATREGIVKKTPLEDYNNIRKGGLIAINLREEDSLIEVKLTDGQQNLIIGTARGMSITFSENDVRSMGRSATGVKGITLDDNDHVIGMDCVDKELEVLIVTTKGYGKRTPAGDYRSQTRGGKGIKTINLTDKNGPVVGLKVVKNDEDLMIITTSGTLIRTSMDGISTMGRYAQGVKLINIREDDAVATLCRADKEEEDLSEHEDGEEIQGTIVDEVETVTDSEPEADVEGEEDSHE from the coding sequence ATGGCTGAACAAAATAACCCGCAAATCAAAGATCGGGACATTGGTGAGGAAATGCGCGAATCCTTTATGGATTATGCGATGAGCATCATTGTAAGCCGGGCTTTGCCGGATGTGCGGGACGGACTTAAGCCTGTTCACCGGCGCATTTTGTTTGCGATGTCGGAACTCGGAATGTCTCCGGATAAACCTCACAAGAAGTCAGCGAGAATCGTCGGTGAGGTTATCGGTAAGTACCACCCTCACGGAGACTCTGCCGTCTATGAGACAATGGTACGTATGGCCCAGGATTTCTCGATGCGGTATATGCTCGTGGACGGTCACGGAAACTTCGGTTCGATCGATGGAGATATGGCTGCAGCGATGCGTTACACAGAAGCACGCCTCTCCAAAATCGCAGGTGAAATGCTTCGTGATCTCAACAAAGAGACGGTTGATTTCGCACCCAACTATGACGGTGAAGAGCATGAGCCTGTAGTACTGCCTGCCCGTTACCCCAACCTGCTTGTTAACGGGGTAGGAGGGATAGCAGTAGGTATGGCTACCAATATTCCTCCGCATAATTTGGGAGAGGTCATTGATGGCGTACAGGCAATGATTAAGAATCCGGACATTACACCAATGGAACTTATGGAATATATTCAAGGACCGGATTTCCCTACGGCTGGATACATTTTAGGCCGTGAGGGTATTCGCCAGGCCTATCGTACAGGCCGCGGATCGGTTACGATGCGCGCCAAAGCGACCATTGAAGAGAACAATGGTAAAGCCCGGATCATCGTGCATGAACTGCCTTATCAGGTCAACAAGGCTAGACTGGTTGAGAAGATTGCAGAGCTTGTACGCGAGAAGCGGATTGAGGGTATTACCGATCTGCGTGATGAGTCTGACCGCACCGGTATGCGTGTAGTGATCGAGATGAGACGCGATGTTAATCCTAGTGTTGTACTGAATAACCTGTACAAGCATACGGCAATGCAATCTACCTTCGGCATCAATATGCTGGCAATCGTGGGCAATGAACCGAAGATTCTCAATCTTCGTGATGTGCTGTATCACTATTTGCAGCACCAAATCGAAGTTATCCGCCGCCGGACGATCTTTGATCTGAAGAAGGCAGAGGCACGGGCCCATATTCTGGAAGGTCTGCGCATTGCGCTGGATCATCTGGATGAGGTAATCGCCCTGATCAGAGCTTCACGGACAACTGATATCGCCCGTGAAGGCCTGATGGAGACCTTCAGCCTTAGCATCGAGCAGGCACAAGCGATCCTTGATATGCGGATGCAGCGTCTGACCGGTCTGGAACGTGAGAAAATCGAGAATGAATATAACGAGCTGCTGGCCAAGATTGCTGAGTACCGTGAGATTTTGGCTAACGAGCATCTTGTACTGGAGATTATCAGTAATGAGCTTCAGGAAATTCGCGATAAATATTCCGATGACCGCCGTACTGAAATCACCGTTGGGGAAGAGAGCATTCTCGATGAGGATCTGATTCCGCGTGAAGAAGTAGTCATTACCATTACGCATACCGGCTACATTAAGCGTCTTCCGGTTAACACCTACCGCAGCCAGAAGCGCGGCGGGCGTGGCGTCATTGGCATGGACACGAAGGATGAGGATTTCGTGGAGCATCTCTTCGTAAGTAATTCTCATAATTATCTGATGTTCTTTACCGATAAGGGTAAGGTATACCGGATTAAAGCTTATGAGATTCCAGAGCTTGGACGTACTGCACGGGGAACACCAATCATCAACCTGATTCAGATCGAGCAGGGTGAGAAGATCAGTGCAGTAATTCAGGTTGAAGAAGCTGACAGTGACAAGTATCTGTTCTTTGCGACCCGTGAGGGGATTGTGAAGAAGACGCCTCTGGAAGATTACAACAATATCCGCAAAGGCGGACTGATTGCGATCAATCTCCGCGAAGAGGATTCCTTGATCGAAGTGAAGCTGACCGACGGTCAGCAGAACCTGATTATTGGTACTGCACGCGGTATGTCAATTACCTTCTCCGAGAACGATGTACGTTCCATGGGCCGCAGTGCAACCGGCGTTAAGGGAATCACCCTTGATGACAATGACCATGTCATCGGTATGGATTGCGTGGACAAGGAGCTTGAAGTGCTGATCGTAACGACCAAGGGTTACGGTAAACGGACACCTGCCGGGGATTACCGTTCCCAGACCCGTGGCGGTAAAGGGATTAAGACGATTAATCTTACGGATAAGAATGGCCCGGTAGTCGGTCTGAAGGTTGTTAAGAATGATGAGGACCTGATGATAATCACGACAAGCGGAACATTAATCCGTACAAGCATGGATGGTATTTCTACAATGGGCCGTTATGCGCAGGGCGTTAAGCTGATCAACATCCGTGAGGATGATGCGGTAGCTACCCTTTGCAGAGCGGACAAAGAAGAGGAAGATCTGTCTGAGCACGAGGATGGCGAAGAAATCCAAGGTACAATAGTAGACGAAGTAGAAACGGTAACTGATTCAGAGCCTGAAGCAGATGTTGAAGGTGAAGAGGATAGTCACGAGTAG
- a CDS encoding HD-GYP domain-containing protein, which produces MPNISVAEVKPGSKIIKDVVTPLGSVLFSKGKVILPRDIEILQAFLVQQVEIEGAPGENKPSEPAKAGTKSVSVKTGATINESLLAKSNSPLHDEYEKMLALVKQSYRSVAAAPLPIYELRSQLEALINELKDYHVLKFTPRVINDQDYNYHNAVLSALTSYKIAQWCGYPLKDWMQAAFAGLLHDIGNVKVDVSLLQKPTPLSSAELEEVRRHTTYGYQLLRNVTAINEGVRLAALQHHEKIDGSGYPLHLEGTQIHFYAKIVAVADIFHAMTLEKAYRKAQSPYKVLEQILTESFGKLDPVIVQTFIQKTTDLYNGTRIKLSDGRHGEIIFTDRSNPTRPMVQVEGKIVNLMLERELYIQEIIA; this is translated from the coding sequence ATGCCAAACATATCCGTTGCAGAAGTAAAACCAGGTTCGAAAATTATTAAAGACGTCGTTACCCCCTTGGGGAGCGTGCTGTTTTCTAAGGGTAAGGTCATATTACCCCGGGATATTGAGATTTTGCAGGCTTTCCTGGTTCAACAGGTGGAGATAGAGGGAGCCCCGGGTGAGAACAAGCCTTCTGAGCCGGCTAAAGCCGGTACGAAATCTGTCTCGGTTAAAACAGGTGCTACCATCAATGAGTCGTTGCTTGCCAAGAGCAATTCTCCCCTTCATGATGAGTATGAGAAAATGCTGGCCCTAGTTAAGCAGAGCTACCGTTCTGTTGCTGCAGCTCCGCTGCCTATTTATGAACTGCGGAGTCAGTTAGAGGCACTGATCAACGAGCTCAAGGATTATCATGTCTTAAAATTTACTCCGCGTGTTATTAATGATCAGGACTACAATTATCATAATGCTGTACTTTCGGCTCTAACCTCTTATAAAATAGCCCAATGGTGCGGATATCCGCTGAAGGATTGGATGCAGGCTGCATTTGCCGGCTTGCTGCATGATATAGGAAATGTTAAGGTTGATGTCTCATTGCTGCAGAAGCCGACTCCGCTGAGCAGTGCTGAGTTAGAAGAGGTCCGCAGACATACAACCTATGGTTACCAGCTGCTCCGTAATGTTACGGCCATTAATGAAGGAGTCAGACTCGCTGCACTTCAGCATCATGAGAAAATAGACGGTTCGGGTTATCCGTTACACCTGGAGGGTACCCAGATTCATTTCTACGCTAAGATTGTTGCGGTGGCCGATATCTTCCACGCAATGACGCTGGAGAAAGCCTACAGGAAGGCACAGTCGCCTTACAAGGTGCTGGAGCAGATTCTGACGGAAAGCTTCGGTAAGCTTGATCCGGTAATTGTTCAGACCTTTATTCAAAAAACCACCGACTTATACAATGGAACCAGAATCAAGCTGAGTGATGGACGCCATGGTGAAATTATTTTCACTGACCGCAGCAATCCTACCCGTCCAATGGTTCAAGTCGAAGGCAAAATTGTAAATCTGATGCTTGAGCGCGAATTATACATTCAGGAGATCATCGCCTAG